The Sorangiineae bacterium MSr11954 DNA segment GGCGCCCTACGGCGAATCGGATCGAAAGCTCGATCGGTTCTTCCAGGAGCTGGTGCTCCTTCGCCCCGATGGCTCGTACGCCATCAATTCGCGTTACACGCAATGGCATAAAAATCCGTTCACGTTTGGCTCTCTCTTCGCGGAGAGCGTGGCCGAGCACCTGGGGCCGGCGCGAAAGCCCGACGAAGAGATCACCGACCGCCATCGCGCGGTGGCGCGCGCGCTCCAGCATCGGGTGGAAGAGGCCATGTACCATGTGCTGCGCCACCTCCACGCGCGCACGAAGATCGATTCGCTCTGCCTGGTGGGCGGCGTGGCCCTCAATTGCGTCGTAAACGGCCGTATACTCGCGGAGACGCCCTTTCGTCAAGTCTATGTGCCCTATGCACCGGGCGACGCCGGGGCGGCGGTCGGCGCGGCGCTCATCGCGGCCAAAAAGTGGCCCACGTCCGACTTCGACCCGACACCGTATTTGGGTCCGGCCTACTCCAACGAGCAAATCCTGAACGAGTGCCGGCGCGCCAAGCTGTCGCCCCGTGAAATGTCCGATCCCTACGGCGAGACGAGCCGACTGATCGCCAAAGGCGACATCGTCGGCTGGTTCCAGGGCCGCATGGAGTTCGGCCCCCGCTCGCTCGGCCACCGCAGCATCCTCGCCGATCCGCGGCGGGCGGAGATGAAGGACCGAATCAACTCGGCCGTCAAATACCGCGAAGCCTTCCGGCCTTTTGCGCCGGCGGTGCTCTCGGAGCGGGCGTCCGATTGGTTCGAAGATCTGGTCCCGTCACCGTACATGTCGTTCGCGCTTAAGGTGCGAAAGCCGAACATCCCCGCGGTCACCCACGTCGACAACACGGCGCGTTTGCAGACGGTGGACGCGAAGACGTCGCCGACCTTTCACGCGCTCATCTCGGCCTTCGAAAAGGAGACATCCGTTCCGGTCGTGCTCAACACGTCGTTCAACGTGAAGGGCGAGCCCATCGTGTGCTCCCCGGCCGACGCCATTCGCTGCTTCTATTCGACGGGGCTGGACCACCTGGTCATGGGGCCATACCTCCTGTCGAAAGAGACGTCGAAGGTCGCCGCGTAGGCGCTCGGGCCATGAAGCTCCGCTCCACCGCCGTCGGCGTCTCCCTGGTCTGCATGTTGGGCGGATTGGGTCGATTTTTCCTCGATTGGCGCTTCGTTCCAGAATTCGCCGCGCCGGACGATCCGCCGGCGAAGGTGGCCTGGATGCTCCTCGGCATCCTGGTCCTCTTCGGGGTGTGGACGTGGGCCATCGTGCGCATGGCGCAAGAGAGCCGCGGTTGGACCATCGTCCTCGCCGCATTGAACATCGTGGTGAACTTCGCGTACTTGGGTGCAGGCACGGCGGTGTCCTTCTGCCCAACGCCGTGCACCACGATCTGGCCGCTGATGGAAATCATGATTTGGGCCAATTTGGTCATGGGCGTGGCGGCGGCCGCATTGAATCTGCTGCTGCTGCGTAAACCGGTATTGAGGGGAGCGAGGGCTCGAGGTACATGAAATCGCGCTGGCAACGGATTTTAGCGGGGATTGGTGTCGGGGTTCTGGCGCTCGTCGCGGCGGCGGGCGCGTGGGTGCTGTTCCAAGTTCGCGCATACGATGCGAGCGTGGAGCGCGTTTACGACGTGCCCGTCCCGCAGCAGGTCGTGCGATCGACCGACCCCGCCGTCCTCGAGCGCGGCGACCACCTGGCCCGCTCCCTCGGATCCTGCGCCAACTCCGAATGCCATGGATCGAATTTGGCCGGCGGCCACCCACTCCAATTGGGGCCGCTGGGGACGGTGATTGGACCGAACATCACACCCGGACCGGGATCGGCCGCCGCGGCCTATTCGGATGGGGAGCTCGTTCGGCTCATTCAACATGGCATCAAGCGCGACGGCCGCAGCGTTCAATTCATGCCGTGCCACGAGTTCGGGTGGATGCCGGGGCCAGAGGTGATGGCCATCGTCTCGTACGTACGCAGCGTGCCGCCCGTCGATCAGACGAGCGGAAAGAGCAGCCTCGGCACCCTGGCCAAGGTCCTCGATCGCACCGGCCAAGTCACCGTCGACGTGGCTCGAAAAATCGATCACACGCGGCCCACCGACGCGCCCATCACCCCGGAGCCCACCGCAGCTTACGGCGCCTATTTGGCGCGCGGTTGCGGCACGTGCCACGGCCAGGGCCTGAGCGGAGGACGCATCCCCGGCGCGCCGGCTTCCATGGCCACCCCGGCGAACCTCACGCCGGATTCGACGGGCCTCGAAAAATGGACCTTCGACGATTTTTCGAAGGTGCTCGATACGGGCATTCGCCCCGACGGACGAAAGCTCTCGCCAGACATGCCGTACGAGAACCTGTCCAAAACGAACTTGCTGGAGCGAAGAGCGCTCTGGGCTTACTTGCGGAGCCTCCCGCCGCGACCCTTTGGCAATCGATGAATTGGAGTCAGCTACGTTTGGGCACGTCCAGGATGGTTTACGCCATGTTCGATTTTCGACATCGAAGGGCGAATTAATTCAATCGCGTACATCGAGGGTTGCTCTCGAGTATTCATCTCTTATACTACTACGGTAGGCAGTCGTGCAGAATTGCACGCCTGCCTACCTTCGCCACCGACTCGGGCACGCGTTCTGGTCGATCGCACTTGGTCATTCGACGGCGCCATGGACATGGCGCTTGCGATTGGATTCACCGGAGGTTCTTTTCATGGCAGGAGCAGCATGGAAGATCGACAGTGAGCGTTCGCGCATCGATTTCGAGGTGCGCTACATGGCATTTCAGCGCGTGTCGGGGGCGTTCAAACGATTTCGAGGCGAGATCCGGCTCGACGAAGAAGACGCCACCCGCTCGACGGTCGAGGTGCGGATCGATGCGCGCAGCATCCAGACCGACCGCAGCGACCGCGACGAGGAGCTGCGCCGCTCGTTCCTCGCCGTCGACCAGCATCCGGAGATCATTTTTCGCAGCCGCCGGGTCGAGCGCACCTCGGGCGGCAAGCTGCGCGTGCACGGGGATCTGCAACTGCGCGGGGTGAGCGGGGACGTCCTGCTCGAGACCACGCCGAAAGAGCGCCAGAACGGCACGGCTCATTTCGTTGCCAAGGCAACTGTCGATCGCACGCACTACGGCTCCCGCTGGAGCTCCGCCCTCGACTCGCACCCGGTCTTCATCGGGCGCGACGTCCATATCTTCATCGACGTGCAGGCCGAGCGGACGAACGAATCTTTGAAATGAACGATGGATGGCGCGACCACCGCGCCACGAAAGCAACGAAATCATCCAACGATGCTTGATGCCCGTTCGGGCATGGAGGAGCCATATTGCGACGATGAGCCGAAAATACGCTTTGGGGTACAGTACGTGCGGCTTCGCGGCCGGGCGGCCGATGCTGGAGCTGGTGCACAAGCTCGGCGAGCTCGGTTACGAAGGGGTCGAGCTCGAGCTCGATCGCGATCGCTTTCATCCCCACTACCACTCGCCCACCCAGCTCGGGGCCGTGGGCCGCGCGTGCCGCGAGGTCGGGCTGCGCATGGTTCTCGGTACGGGCGGGCGCCACGTGCTCACCGCCCGCCGCCACTACCCGAGCGCCATCTGCGCAGAGCCGGATGCACGGCGCGCCTGGGTCGATTTCGTGCGGGATTCGTTGAATCTCGCGGCGGAGATGCAGGTGGAGTGCGTCATGGTCCACTCCGGGTACACGCCCGAGGGGCTCCGCGAGGAGACCACGTGGGATCTCCTCGTCGACTCCATGGGCACCTTGGCCGAGCACGCCGCCAAGGTGGGGCAGCGCATCGCGGTCGAGTGGCATCCGGAGATGTTCCTCCGCACCGGGTCGCAGTACATCGCGCTCGCGCGGGACGTGGGGAACAAAGCCATGGGATGTACGTTCGACGTAGGCCACGCGCACTGCACGGAGGATGGTCCGCTGGGCGAGATCATCGAGACATTCGCCGCACATACGATTCACGTCCAAATGGAAGACATGCGCGATCGCGTCCACAAGCATCTTCCGCTCGGGGAAGGAGAGCTGAACTTTCGGGAGATATTCGGGGCCTTCGATCGAACCGAGTACGCAGGCGTCGTAGCCCTCGAGTTCAACGCCGGTGATCTCGGGGGCAACGGCGATCAATTGGCAGAACGGTCGATACGCTTCCTGCGGGACGTAGTTGGTTCGGGATGACCCCCAAAACAGGCAATCACCATCATTGAATAGCTAACCTCCCGAAGCAGTCTTCTTCGGAATCTTAAAAGGATGTCGTCATGGCACGAGCAATTTCATCGTCTGAAGGCGGCCCCACCCTTGGGGTCATGATTGTGGGTTTGGGCGGTGCGGTGGCAAGCACCGTCGTGGCGGGCGTCGAGCTCATGGCAGCGGGTCGCGCACCGGCCACGGGCATGCTGACCGAGACCGGGCACATGCCCGAGCACGGCCGGCTCTATCGTCGCCATGAGACGGATTTGGCGCCGCTGATCCGCGATGCGCTCGGCCTGGTGCCGCTGGACCGCATCGCCTTCAGCGGGTGGGACGTGCGACCGGCCTCGGTGCTGGAGGCGGTCGAGCGCGAGAAGATCGTCCCCTACCAGCTGGCGCAGCAGGTGGCGAATCGCTTGGAGAGCATCAAGCCGTTTCCGGCCGTGCGCAAGGCGAGCAGCGAAGGCGTCCTCCAGCTGCGCCAGAACATACGGGCGTTTCGGGAGGCCACGGGCGTGTCGCGCGTGGTCGTGGTGGACCTGACCCCCACGGCGCCGACGATCCCGATCTCCGAGACGCACACCTCGCTGGAGCGCTTCGAGGCGGCCATCGAGGAGAAGTCGCCGGCGATCAGCCCCGGCATGCTCTACTTCTACGCGGCGCTGCAGGAGAACGCCCCGTACGTCAACTTCACCCCCAACGTGAACGAGATCCCGGCGCTGGCGGAGCTCGCGAGCAAGAAGGGCGTTCCGTTCGCGGGGCGCGATGGCAAGAGCGGGCAGACGTTCCTCAAGACCGTCCTCGCCCCCGGGCTGCGCGATCGCCAGCTCCGGGTCCGCGGCTGGTTCAGCGCGAACATCCTGGGCAACAACGACGGGAAGGCCCTCTCGGATCCGCAGGCGTGCGCGACCAAGGTCACCTCGAAGGGCGCGGCGCTCGACGCCATCCTGGGCTACCCGGTCACCTCCGACGAGGGTGAGCCCACCCACGTGGTGACCATCCAGTACTACCCGCCCCGCGGCGACGAGAAAGAGTCGTGGGACAGCATCGACATCGAGGGGTTCTTGGGCAGCGTGATGCAGCTGAAGATCAACTTCCTCTGCCGCGACTCCATCCTGGCCGCGCCGCTCGTGGTCGATCTGGTGCGCTTCATCGAATACGCGCACAGGCGCGGTGAGGCCGGCCCGCAGGAGTTTTTGGGCGCCTACTTCAAGTCGCCGGTCTTTGCGCCGGGGCAGTTCGTGGTGCACGACTTCTTCGAGCAGCTCGAGGCGATCATGCAGAAGCTCCGCACCTGGTCGGAGGCCGACTCGGCCCCCGCGGCCCGCGTGGCGTAGCGCCCGGTCCACTCCTCGGTCATAGAGACGTCCTTCTCACGAGCGGTGACGCCCTCCTCGCAAATGGGGAGGGCGTTTCGCTTTAACGCGCAGTGGAAACGAGGAAGAGTGAAACCGCCAGGGCGCAAGGAGCGCTAGGTGGTTCGCCGCGAGGACGCGCGAGGAGCGCTAAGTTCATTGGGGTGTTTTGTCGGGAGAGGCTTTCGCTCTTTCCCCTTTTGCGACCCCCGGCGCCCTGGCGGTTGATTCGACGTCGCGCCTTTGGCGCGAGCCCATTGAGCCGCAGAGGACACGAGGAAGATTGAAACCGCCAGGACGCAACGATCGCCAGGCTTGCAAGGGTGGTTTTGTGAGCTTCAGCTTTTGGCTTTTTCTCTCTTTGGCGATCCCTGGCGCCCTGGCGGTTGGTTCTCTCTCGATCGAAACCTAGCGCGGGCCCATCAAGTCGGTGCGTTCGACGATTTGACGGCGGAGGTCGGGGGCGTGCGGATCAAGCCCTTCGAGGAGCTTGTCCGCGGGGGTACAGCCTTGGGAGGCGAGCTCGTAGAGGGGCACCAGGTGCACGCTCTCGTCTTTGCCGCCTTGGCTCATACGGGCGCGGCGAACGAGGCCGCCTTGGGCGATGGCGATGATTTGGAGCCCGAGCTCGGAGATGGGCTTGCCGCGGAAGCGCGCGGAGAGGCCCTCTTTCCAGATGGTCGCGCGCAGGGCGCTCACCTCGGCGAAGGTCCAATCGCGGCAGAGCGCCTCGGCCTCGGCGAGGGCCTTGGCGTCGTAGAAGATGCCCGTCCAGAGCGCGGGCAGCGCGCATGCGAGGCGGGACGACGGGGCGTCGGCGCCGCGGACCTCGATGGTCTTCTTCAAGCGCACCTCGGGGAAGAGCGTATTGAGGTGCATCTGCCAATCGCCTTGCGTGGGCTTGAGCCCCTCGAAGCCGTCGTTCCAGAAGCTACGGAAGGTCTGCCCGGTGTTCGCGTAGATCTTCCCGTGTCGCTTGACGAGGAACATGGGCACGTCGAGCGCCCACTCGGCATACGCTCGGTACGTGGCCCCCTCCTGCCAGAGCGGCTCCACCAGGCCCGCGCGATCGTTGTCGACGTCCAGCCAGACGCGCGCGCGATAGCTCTTTCCGCCGTGCGGCGCGCCTTCGAGCCATGGGCTGTTGGCGAAGAGCGCGGTGGTGATGGGCCCCATGGCGAGCGACACGCGCATCTTGCGCATGGCGTCTTCCTCGCTGGAGAAGTCGTAGTTGGCTTGCACAGTCGAGGTGCGCTGCATCATGTCGAGCGCGTGCGAGCCGCGCTTCGGCAAGTACTCGCGCATGATGGCGTAGCGGTCCTTGGGGACCCACGGCAGATCTTCGCGGCGCGCAAAGGGATGGAAGCCGACGCCCAGCCAGCGGATGTCGAGCTTGTCGCTGATGGGCTTGAGCTCCCGCATATGGCCGCGGAACTCGGCACAAACTTGGTGCACATTGTCCATGGCGGCGCCACTGAGCTCGAGTTGACCGCCCGGCTCCAACGTGATGCTGGCGCGGCCGCGCTTGAGCGCGATGATGGGGCCGTCCTCGTGCTCGCGATCGGGCTGCCAGCCGTGTTCGGCGATGAAGTAATTCAAAACGGCGAGGACACCGCGATCGCCGTCATATGGGATGGGAGCGAACGTCTTTCCGCATACGCCGGGCTTCTCCATTTCCGGGCCGATGCGGTGCTCGGACTCGGGTTTCTCGGCTTCGCGAAAAACGGTTAGGAGATCGTCGTACGATCGGATTGGCTGCTCGAGGCTCGGATCTGTCGAGGAGGGCACCCGAGGCTTCTTATCACACTATTTCTTCCGGTCGACCACGCAAGGCCCCCCGTCCGCACGGCCCGCTCGCGCGCTGCCAACAGGTGGCGCAGGTGCGAACGGGACTTGCTGACTTCGACAATCGGCCCTACGGCGCGCCGCGCTCCAACGTAAACGCTAACGCTGCGCGACCGCAAAGCTGGGACGCGCCGTCTTCTTGCGGTCGAAGATGCGGACCCTGCGCAGGAGCAAATCGAGCAGGAACACCACGATCGCGGCCAGAATGAAACGCGACCAGAGATCCTGGTGGTAGGAAATGGTCTCCCCAGCCGGATCGAAGATCGTCTTGGGATCGGGATCGAGCTTGCCCGACGTCACCTCGGCCGCACGCGTCAAGGTCACCGTGTCGGGCGCAAGGGCAAGGTATTCGCGCGGGTACGGGTTGGTGATGTGGCCGAAGCTTTCGGCCACGACCGCCGATTTGGTGCCCCCTTTTCCATCGTCGACCGCTTTTTCAAGCGCAGCGTGCAGCAGAAACGAGCCATAGCGATCGATGGGAAAGTCGACTTCATAGCGACCGGGCGCGGTCTGCCGCATCACGGCCCGCTTCGTCTCACCCCGATCCGGGCCACCGGCCTGCGCCGACGCGCCGCCCATCGGCCCGGTGATTTCGAACTTGCCGTCGAGCCCATTCTGAAACTTGTCGTCGCTGCCGATGGCGTCGATCGAAGCCTTCACGTGCCCGGTGGCCGGATCGATCTCGGCGCGCATATCGAGCTGCTGGCGGCGCTTCTGGCGCATGTGCTCGCGCACCAATTGGCCCCAGAATTGGCCATAGCCCGGCCAGCGCAGCCACTCCACCGCCCAGAGGTTCTTGACGTCGCTGGTCCATGCGAGCGACCAACCGAGCCCCACGTGCCAGCGCGCCAAAATGGGCTCCTCCAGCTCCGACTCCAGGATCTTCTGCGCGGGCGACGGCTTCATCTTGGTCGCCACATACCCGTGGAGGAACGGCGCCGATCGCACGTCCACCCCGCGCAAAAAGTCGGCAGGCGTCGCGACCCGCGGCTGGAAGTACTCTTCGACGGCGGCCGAGCGGCTCACCATCTCCGTCTCGCGCGTGAACACCCGCGGGAGCGACTGCGGATCGAGCACCTTGTAAAAGCGCCCGCCGCCGATGTCGGCCACCATGCGGAGCAAGGTCTCGTCCACCCCGCCGCCCAGGCCCACGGACGACACCGTGATCCCCTCGGCCACCATGGCCTGCACCAGATCGCGGACACCGTTGTTGGGCGCCTGCCCGTCGGTGAGCAGAATGACATGCTTTCTGCGCGCGCGGGTCACCGTGAGCGCCTGGTAGCCCGCGTCGAGCGCGCTGAAGATCTCGGTGCCGCCGCCGGGCTGGATGCGCGCGATATCGTTTTGGATGCGCGCGCGGTGCTTGGCGGGGGTCATCTTCACCACCCGCGTGGGCTGCGAGTCGAAGGCGATGACCTCGAGCAAATCGTCGCCCGAGAGCGTATCGGCGGTGGCCTTGGCGGCCGCCTTGGCCATCTCCAGCGGCATGCCGCTCATCGATCCGGAGCGGTCGATGACCAGCACCATCGCCACGCCCGGCTCGTCGCGGCGCTTTTCGGAGTCCATGCGCACGGGCAAGATGCGCTCGATGGTGGTGTGGTACCAGCCGCCGAGCCCATAGCCCGCCTCGCCGCCCGCGAAGAGAAAGCCGCCGCCCAGATCGCGCACGTACTGCTCGAGCGCCTCTTGCTGCGTGAGCGACACGGCCTCGGCGGGCGCGTCCGAGAGGATCACGAAGTC contains these protein-coding regions:
- a CDS encoding YceI family protein — its product is MAGAAWKIDSERSRIDFEVRYMAFQRVSGAFKRFRGEIRLDEEDATRSTVEVRIDARSIQTDRSDRDEELRRSFLAVDQHPEIIFRSRRVERTSGGKLRVHGDLQLRGVSGDVLLETTPKERQNGTAHFVAKATVDRTHYGSRWSSALDSHPVFIGRDVHIFIDVQAERTNESLK
- a CDS encoding sugar phosphate isomerase/epimerase; its protein translation is MSRKYALGYSTCGFAAGRPMLELVHKLGELGYEGVELELDRDRFHPHYHSPTQLGAVGRACREVGLRMVLGTGGRHVLTARRHYPSAICAEPDARRAWVDFVRDSLNLAAEMQVECVMVHSGYTPEGLREETTWDLLVDSMGTLAEHAAKVGQRIAVEWHPEMFLRTGSQYIALARDVGNKAMGCTFDVGHAHCTEDGPLGEIIETFAAHTIHVQMEDMRDRVHKHLPLGEGELNFREIFGAFDRTEYAGVVALEFNAGDLGGNGDQLAERSIRFLRDVVGSG
- a CDS encoding inositol-3-phosphate synthase, translating into MASTVVAGVELMAAGRAPATGMLTETGHMPEHGRLYRRHETDLAPLIRDALGLVPLDRIAFSGWDVRPASVLEAVEREKIVPYQLAQQVANRLESIKPFPAVRKASSEGVLQLRQNIRAFREATGVSRVVVVDLTPTAPTIPISETHTSLERFEAAIEEKSPAISPGMLYFYAALQENAPYVNFTPNVNEIPALAELASKKGVPFAGRDGKSGQTFLKTVLAPGLRDRQLRVRGWFSANILGNNDGKALSDPQACATKVTSKGAALDAILGYPVTSDEGEPTHVVTIQYYPPRGDEKESWDSIDIEGFLGSVMQLKINFLCRDSILAAPLVVDLVRFIEYAHRRGEAGPQEFLGAYFKSPVFAPGQFVVHDFFEQLEAIMQKLRTWSEADSAPAARVA
- a CDS encoding glutamate-cysteine ligase family protein produces the protein MPSSTDPSLEQPIRSYDDLLTVFREAEKPESEHRIGPEMEKPGVCGKTFAPIPYDGDRGVLAVLNYFIAEHGWQPDREHEDGPIIALKRGRASITLEPGGQLELSGAAMDNVHQVCAEFRGHMRELKPISDKLDIRWLGVGFHPFARREDLPWVPKDRYAIMREYLPKRGSHALDMMQRTSTVQANYDFSSEEDAMRKMRVSLAMGPITTALFANSPWLEGAPHGGKSYRARVWLDVDNDRAGLVEPLWQEGATYRAYAEWALDVPMFLVKRHGKIYANTGQTFRSFWNDGFEGLKPTQGDWQMHLNTLFPEVRLKKTIEVRGADAPSSRLACALPALWTGIFYDAKALAEAEALCRDWTFAEVSALRATIWKEGLSARFRGKPISELGLQIIAIAQGGLVRRARMSQGGKDESVHLVPLYELASQGCTPADKLLEGLDPHAPDLRRQIVERTDLMGPR
- a CDS encoding VWA domain-containing protein, translating into MTPRTNPRVKRAAFGALVVAVGALGLYLYLRYVWNAGPTLAWTRGGKSYELLSPRMLGIALLAPYFLWMIGRSLADLPLLQRVLSVVLRMAFVALLALGLARLARTATTQKICTVYVVDVSDSVPDLALEDARATIQKGLDEKPSDALVRVITFARRPRVVPLADDAKTAPALERHGAAAGEAGAPGAPHAPGTPAAPNATAKNTGLGAATDLASALQLSYGLYPAGYLRRAVVLSDGVQTDGDVLAEANRARQFGVKIFAVPYHRPVPGEVAVRELRVPDKVHVGEPFELHANVFSSRAQRVKGVLKQGEAINGLDGVKMLDLKPGDNDVTWKSVVHVAGEVTYALDLSEIGEDHFKENNRYAVTAAVPGRPAVLYVEGNTARANYLSSALSAQQFDVDVRGPRELPSSLRELERYDFVILSDAPAEAVSLTQQEALEQYVRDLGGGFLFAGGEAGYGLGGWYHTTIERILPVRMDSEKRRDEPGVAMVLVIDRSGSMSGMPLEMAKAAAKATADTLSGDDLLEVIAFDSQPTRVVKMTPAKHRARIQNDIARIQPGGGTEIFSALDAGYQALTVTRARRKHVILLTDGQAPNNGVRDLVQAMVAEGITVSSVGLGGGVDETLLRMVADIGGGRFYKVLDPQSLPRVFTRETEMVSRSAAVEEYFQPRVATPADFLRGVDVRSAPFLHGYVATKMKPSPAQKILESELEEPILARWHVGLGWSLAWTSDVKNLWAVEWLRWPGYGQFWGQLVREHMRQKRRQQLDMRAEIDPATGHVKASIDAIGSDDKFQNGLDGKFEITGPMGGASAQAGGPDRGETKRAVMRQTAPGRYEVDFPIDRYGSFLLHAALEKAVDDGKGGTKSAVVAESFGHITNPYPREYLALAPDTVTLTRAAEVTSGKLDPDPKTIFDPAGETISYHQDLWSRFILAAIVVFLLDLLLRRVRIFDRKKTARPSFAVAQR